The region GGGTGTTGATGCCTAAGCGGCCGATGGAGCTGCGGCCTTCGAACATCGGGACGAATCGGTTGCTGGTGGCGGTCTCGTTGCTGCAACCGAGGTAGAGCATGCCGGGTTCGAGGACCAGGCCATCGTCGGGAATGACCAGGGATCGGGTGGGGTTGTCCAGCTTCATGTCGAGCACGGCGCCGGGAGGCAGGTCATAGACCAGCAGCTTACGGTTCAGCGAGACGTCGTATGAGTTGGGGCCCAGGTTCGCCGGGATGAACGGAGCGACATGGATCGTCCCCAGTTCCATCTGCTTCAGGATTTCTTTGCCGGTCAGGACCATGGCGCGGGTAAAGCTATAAAATTGCCCGAGAAGATTCGCCGCGCGATTCCGCCCCGCGTCGCTTTGCCGAACAGCCGTGGGCGTTTACCTTGTGTGCATGGTTTTCCGGGCGGCATTCCTGGCCGCGCTATTATCCCTGGCTGCCTTCGCAGGCGGGCCTGCCTGCACTTCCTTGGAGTTGGTCGGGCCGGGCGCTCCCCGCGGCGGGGCGCCACGGGAAATCCCCATTTACCTCGCCATTCCGGATTCCCTCGGGCCC is a window of Fibrobacterota bacterium DNA encoding:
- a CDS encoding dCTP deaminase translates to MVLTGKEILKQMELGTIHVAPFIPANLGPNSYDVSLNRKLLVYDLPPGAVLDMKLDNPTRSLVIPDDGLVLEPGMLYLGCSNETATSNRFVPMFEGRSSIGRLGINTHITAGFGDVGWGYLPDENGNPVCQFPTWTLEIEVVHPIRVYPDVRIGQVYFMRPEGEITFYKGKYTKQREPQASRLYQDFKP